One window of the Pieris rapae chromosome 13, ilPieRapa1.1, whole genome shotgun sequence genome contains the following:
- the LOC110992616 gene encoding uncharacterized protein LOC110992616 — translation MLNYYKVKVVNHVLSNPRLQTLFKCWCSSNIHSKYSEAEKQKVLEVINKSDSLTLSKYDVTKGRSKNISQWINTYGPLKNICEIETIDGFTEKHVQKLFESIIHNKLKPEKETNALQLIKGQILNPPLTEVTRQAANTILTVYVTVNSVSWALIQKHNYEVADWQYHGIEYPDKRFQLGDILEIAWNITNMLPTADLYVMKAEATSLRASGSDPNNPKVLGVNLQKAQMVSMIVALISTKNQDLFQEVTKKSEKPKTKFKQNVYFLRSSLPFRLYGTLIGNERVTSDQTVEMLLQDNTIRSSDNSHVFVPEDLKSSFRSQRDLPKDMMGQCLLFALTFMDLCIYKNKDKIQKLLSKKVE, via the exons atgttgaattattataaagttaaagtTGTAAAT CATGTGCTATCCAACCCTCGTCTCCAAACACTTTTCAAATGTTGGTGTAGTTCAAATATACATAGTAAATATTCGGAagctgaaaaacaaaaagtctTAGAGGTTATAAACAAATCAGATTCTTTAACACTCTCCAA GTATGATGTCACAAAAGGTagatcaaaaaatatatctcaaTGGATTAACACATATGGACCACTAAAGAATATTTGTGAGATTGAAACTATAGACGGGTTCACTGAAAAGCatgtacaaaaattatttgaaagtataatacataataagcTCAAACctgaaaaagaaacaaatgccCTACAGCTAATCAAAGGACAAATACTAAATCCACCATTAACAGAAGTGACACGGCAG GCTGCGAACACCATATTAACTGTGTATGTTACAGTAAATTCAGTATCATGGGCCCTAATACAAAAGCACAATTATGAGGTAGCAGATTGGCAGTATCATGGTATTGAATATCCAGATAAGAGATTTCAGCTAGGTGATATATTAGAAATT GCCtggaatataacaaatatgcTGCCTACAGCAGATCTATATGTAATGAAAGCTGAGGCCACTAGCCTTAGAGCATCTGGTAGTGATCCTAATAATCCTAAAGTACTTGGTGTTAATTTGCAAAAGGCACAAATGGTGTCAATGATTGTTGCACTTATATCAACAAAAAATCAGGA TTTGTTTCAAGAAGTTACCAAGAAATCTGaaaaaccaaaaacaaaatttaaacagaatgtttattttttacgatcTTCACTACCGTTTcg gtTATATGGTACTCTTATTGGTAACGAGAGAGTGACGTCAGACCAAACAGTAGAAATGTTACTTCAAGACAACACAATTAGATCCTCTGATAACTCCCATGTGTTTGTCCCCGAAGACCTGAAATCGTCGTTTAGGTCGCAACGAGACCTGCCCAAGGATATGATGGGCCAATGCCTATTATTTGCTTTAACATTCATGGacctatgtatttataaaaataaggatAAAATTCAGAAATTGTTATCTAAGAAagttgaatga